The sequence CATTGTGCGATGCTATCCCCCGGAGAATAGCAAGACATCTTCGCTTACTCTAGGCAGAGCAATTAGCATAACACTGACTTTTTCCAAAGCAAATGCTTGAATTTTTAAGGGTTTCAAGACAGGACGAGTATTTTGAAGAGAAAGACACGCTATAGGGGCGCACTGCAGTCTGATTTGGAGAAATTTTCTATCCTCACAAGCATACCAACATATAATTTCAGAATACTTCGTTCGCGTAAGGGCGCGAAGGAGTCGCTCGTATTTTGCGGAGACCGGGACTTTAGTACTATACAAACTTTTTTGGAGCACCCTAATATCACAATACATCACCGCAGCATTTATACATTCGCTGGTCGTCATTTTGTAATTCAAATTCAGTAAAACTGCTGTTTCAGGCGAATTTGGTGGTGGGGGTCTTTTTGTGTGTTTGGTCGCTTTCCCCCTCGACGTGCAATTTTTTCGTTTATCCTGACGTATTGTTATTAAGACGACTTTTTACgacattttattttcatgtttcGCTGCATGTTAGGGCGTTATTTTGTGGTTTTTATTATCCCTCCTCCTTTTTTCGCCTTTCGCTAACATATTTTTTGGTCCTTGTTtctttttcatgcttagatttttttctattttgattTTACAAGCCACCACTCATCATGAAATTTCCGTTGAATTCATTTCATTTGTTCACCCTGACGTTCTTTAACGAGAGGTCATGTAAACTGCTTGGCCTCGAGTGAGTAGGCTAGTCAACTAAGGGTCTGAACATCGATCAGCTCACACGTACCATTTTAGAAATATGAAAACAGGAAGGATTAGTTCTCCTCCCTTCCTCAGTAATGCCATAGTCACACTGAATGCTATGAACTGTCTGATCTgggtaaagctcatacagctcataacTATACCTCCTTCGACCCATTCCTGTTCCAAAGGACTTTTCTCGTGAAACACTCCCAAAAGCGTCTCTCATTTTTTCGACGCCGTCCACGATTCCGAGCTAtaaatcaggacaggtatgatgagctacTTGTAGAGCGTGATATTTGTCTAttgagtccaaagtagcacttgatCGCAAGAGTTATTCGCGTCTACCAAGACACGAATGTGCCGTTTTTTCTTGGACAACAGCATGTACTCGTTTTGTCCCTTTTTACCGCAAGATCCACTTCTTTCCCTCTTTATCCAATCCAGGGAAGGCATAACTGACGGCGCGTTTATTAAAatcaataatatcaatattaGCAGCACCCGACATCAAttgtttagttctgctgctagaattatcttctccagtatTAAGTTAAAGAAAATGGTATGTTTTCCAATGTATCGGAGAGGTCCTTGCCAATCCTTCACAAAGTTGGGAGAGGCAGATAGAGGAAGACTTGACTCCCAATTGGCTTCAGCTATCGTGAAACAGGGATGATGATGATCAAATGACTGCATTGACCAAAATTCCCTGAAACAAAGACGAGGCATCTGCGTAGTTGAACGTGAAAGCAACTCTGCTCTCCTCGGAACCAAACTACCGGTTCTGCAAACTATGTGAACAAACATTAATTGAATTTAAATGCGAAACATCTTATTCAGGTAGACGTTGGGCCTAAACGAGGGTGCTATCAACAAATCTGAACAGAAGTATTTAGGTTTGTGAtaactaaaaataataaaaaaaaaagtgatcTCCCTTATCTCGTTCACTTCTCTGCGCTCACTATCAACCTATTTACTACGTTGGGGCAAAGATTGCTATAAGATATTGTTCATATTGTTCGCATTACATCACTTCGCAAAAATCTTGGTCTTTACCTTTGATAAATTCTTTCTAACGGTTAGTGAACTCATGGAATCGGCACTTTGGGACTATAGGCGGGTCAAAATAAGAGCTAAGGTGAAAAATAAAAGCCATATGTCTTGGCATAATACTTGAATCCAAAGTAAGCCGGTAAAGTTATGTTGAAGAAAGATGTGCATCTCCGGAAGAGTTAAGTGCCATCCTTTCCTTAGTGTATCTACATTTCTTAGCCCAGTGTTTGTTACCAAAGGGGACCTTTAACTGAGAGAATCCAACTAGTGAATATAAGGCCACTTCAGACTCACTATGATATTTATGGGCTTCGCATAACATACATACCGTAGCCTTAGAGGGAGGTTCGTGAGGAAAGCCTAGAAGTCGAAGCTTGAAGTTAGTCTTGCCCCGCTTCGACTGGATTACATTCCATGTCATTGAAAGAGCAAGTAGGATTCTACAGGACAGCCTGCCAGCGCgatttataaataaatgtaaggtgcgatatccttcgaagagattttgggccgaacTGCTCTTCCAATTCACGTCGTGTTTCTTTGaagtttttcccacaaattgacgggacgggacctacttgtttaaagccgactccgaacagcatgaattttcactgagagctcttcatgacagaaatacactcggagtgctttccaaacactgccgaggggcgaccccgcttagaaaaattgtttactaattgaaaaacttggTTCTAAAATGTTGACGTTGCTTTTCCCGGGGAGTGAAACGAGGATCatccgtgtggtaggcggaacaatTGTCCACCTcactcacctacccatggcgagtTCCCAGTTCTTtggcagacgaggctctggcgacactaAGGTCCACTTGGAACTAGGCGGTGGGGGCGGCATAGtttagaaggttcaacgtggtcatactaaatcgttcccgagatgttaactaatggtgcttgttaccagaacgtgccgtctctatatccagcaaaggaccatcaacgtcgaaacactccccaaaacttttggGGACCACAGACAGGGTGATTAACGAGGCCTAGCTTTGTTCCTAAAGTTTTACGTCATTTTCGAGCTGTCATGGAGGGCACATAGACGTAACTCACAGTCTAGGAGTTAACACGCTTTAAGGCCAGAGCCGTATTAATGTGCCACCGACCTTAATCCTATCGCCAGTGGCCTCGCGTTGACTAATAGGCTGTGTGACTAATAGACTGTCAATGTGCGTAGACAATTATAGATTCACGAACAGCAGGAGTGCTCCCCAGCCTTTGTTGTCGAGTTACACTAAGCGTTAATCGGTAACACTTCTCCAAAAATATCCCATCCCCTTACAGGTCTTGTTATTTGCTCAACTTCTGCTGAATAGGTTCAAGTAGTTAGAGGAGTATCAGTCTACTCCTCCATCAtcgagatcattttgatatgtacTTTACCAGCCGGTcgtgcatttctatattcacttCAAAGTTCAAAACAATGGCCAATGAGCTCAATGGCTAGATAACTGCCACAAATATCTCTGCAGTTCTTTCCATCTGGCTCTACCTCAACCGTGAAAAAGTTCCCACCATCAGTCCCATTATAACGGGCCTACGTATACTCTTCTCTATCGGTTTGATATAATGAGTTCTACTGCTCTGTATGGAAACTTTTGAAATGCAAGAAATGAGATTCTGAATTTATCCCATGGCAGTATTTAGATAATCTAATGCCGAAAATCTTGACCTCGCTGAGTAAATAGTTTCGCGTGAGGTGAATTTCTCGAGGTTTGGCCTTGTTTAACGGGTTGATAACGGGTTCCTTATGCTTAACATGTATACGTGTACATAATTTTacgaaaatgaactttaaatCCTCCTTTATCGATCTATCAATGAAATCACTTCTCCTTCCAGGTTTGCGCCATCCAACACGTCGACGTCTGCATGTTCAATAATGGCAAATTCAAAAATATAGTCGCTGATTCGGACACCAACTCGCCCGTCGATCGTACAGTACCACCTGGTGGCACGCTAAACACCACTATCGTCCTAAAACCAGCACGCGGTCAAACCAAAAATTGGATTGCGCTCGAAGACATGCTACAACGTAGCACCGAACCAGAAGAAATTCATGGTGTTATTGCCGCCTCAGCTATACGCTCGCCAAATGTTATACTCGCGCCTGGGCAAGCGCTAAATCCATGCCCCAGCCCTGCAGTGGGTATACCACAACCCACCGGTTATCACGGACATGGTGTATCTGGCGTTATGGGCGATGATCGTAATGTTTTCGCTATTTATGTTTCCTATTATGTTAAGGTGAAGCTAACATTGAGTAGCATGGGTGGAGAGCTCTCGTTAAAATTACCTTTCGTGCTTGTGCATATAGAGGAGCCCAGCAAGTTGGGACACAAAGTGGAAAAGTTAGCGCTAGATGACGTGCCAGCTGGTAAGAAAAATGGTAATAAATCAAAGTGTGCAACTAGCGCTGGTGTTTCTGGTGCTCCGCCACACAAAGGTGGCAATGGACGCGTGTATACGCAGCAACTCGATCGCATCGAGTCTGTAGACGATGATATACGCATGCCAATACCAGAATCAGCGACATCATCAACAAACGCGCTCCACACCGGCAATAACACTAAACGAAAACTGATACGTAGTGAAACTTTGGCGAAAGATTTGAGTGAAGAAATTGAAGAGCAGTCGGATGCAGAAGTGAGCAAACCTACGCTGCTCACCGCAACAGATAGTATGAGAAGCGAAGGCGTGGAGTTAGAACAAGTGCATGTCGTACAAATACACTCGCAAGTAACAATTGACAAAGACGCCGATGCGAATGTGGTCAACACGAATGAAACAGAGCAAATAGCATTGAGCGCGAGCGTCGACTCTGAAAACACGAAAGCAGAAAGTGGTGCACATAGCGAACAACATGCACGAGACGAAAAATCAAGTGCTGAAGCAATAATTGAGGTAGAGTCTCCCGAAGCGTTACAAAGTTCAAAGCAAACGCCTAACGTCGGCGTTGAAAGCTCGCACATGCCTGATGTGTGATTCTCATTTCTGCGCGCTATGTTTCATAAGAAGCGACTCACGAAGTCGAAATAGGATGCTGCGTTATTAAATACTCACGAGCGTAAAAGGTAAGGCGAGAAAAGCGTTGGAAATCGCAACGCATTATGAGATTACCGTCACGGTTTTAGGAAATATTTAGATAtcgaccagtgttgccaggttagccttttctttttgcattaagcctcgaaattttgtgtttagcttcgtgacttttttctagccttttttactccgaatgtatttttaaaaatttctaaaataaaataatttcaatagttcctgtgaacacctaatacctaataatatgagttctctacaaaagattaattctttttctgctgaaaattcgttgaaaatttcaaagccagatgtattttcttactttgaaaaagagaagtatagttattcttcaagtcaaatagcattaatagagctgcagtggcgaaaacttataactatacaatggaaacaTGTACACTTCACCATGGAATTTACATagaaatgcattaaacgaacctccttttttagaacttgtcgaatacatatttagttttttagtattaccactcagtaacgcggaggttgaaagagtttttagtggcatgaaa is a genomic window of Eurosta solidaginis isolate ZX-2024a chromosome 4, ASM4086904v1, whole genome shotgun sequence containing:
- the LOC137248445 gene encoding uncharacterized protein yields the protein MGIRVIYRTDVYNHGNGPENFAALINNQGASPPLTASLTSPPVPPTNGETTPSTFGGSSGVNSNVPRDSGGGSVAAGAADRIQPPPAPSYVKPRKSERGDSFPKLRLSPKSFRFSGRFGRSKSEIERCPNDPFYNYSKSFQQYDCTSAVGASHNATPIGAAGIGGVGCAFGGNATPAITGPLSAGGGPQGAVDKPFLLQDGRVGLRASLDKAWYTHGEDVCVTVNIKNDSRKTVRKVRVCAIQHVDVCMFNNGKFKNIVADSDTNSPVDRTVPPGGTLNTTIVLKPARGQTKNWIALEDMLQRSTEPEEIHGVIAASAIRSPNVILAPGQALNPCPSPAVGIPQPTGYHGHGVSGVMGDDRNVFAIYVSYYVKVKLTLSSMGGELSLKLPFVLVHIEEPSKLGHKVEKLALDDVPAGKKNGNKSKCATSAGVSGAPPHKGGNGRVYTQQLDRIESVDDDIRMPIPESATSSTNALHTGNNTKRKLIRSETLAKDLSEEIEEQSDAEVSKPTLLTATDSMRSEGVELEQVHVVQIHSQVTIDKDADANVVNTNETEQIALSASVDSENTKAESGAHSEQHARDEKSSAEAIIEVESPEALQSSKQTPNVGVESSHMPDV